A genome region from Nocardioides cynanchi includes the following:
- a CDS encoding MBL fold metallo-hydrolase: MTWSRGGVGTLGHCLLAPNASPMTLDGTNTWVLRAPEGRSIVVDPGPPDPAHLDAVAAAAGDVAVVLLTHHHLDHSEAARSFAERMGCGVRALDPGMRLGSEGLGDGDVVAVGDLEVHVVATPGHTADSLSFVVPSERAVLTGDTVLGRGTTVVAHPDGELGAYLSSLDRLHALAEAHEIETVWPGHGPVIDRALPVLEHYRAHRRERLDQVRDALRVLRAEGTPYDDALPGRVVEIVYADVDPVLWPAAELSVRAQLAYLDRR; encoded by the coding sequence ATGACCTGGTCGCGCGGCGGCGTCGGGACGCTCGGTCACTGCCTGCTCGCGCCCAACGCCTCGCCGATGACCCTGGACGGCACCAACACCTGGGTGCTGCGGGCGCCGGAGGGCCGCTCGATCGTGGTCGACCCCGGACCTCCCGACCCGGCCCACCTCGACGCGGTCGCGGCTGCGGCCGGCGACGTCGCGGTGGTCCTCCTGACCCACCACCACCTCGACCACTCGGAGGCGGCGCGGTCCTTCGCCGAGCGGATGGGCTGCGGGGTGCGCGCGCTCGACCCGGGAATGCGGCTCGGCTCCGAGGGTCTGGGTGACGGAGACGTGGTGGCCGTCGGTGACCTGGAGGTGCACGTCGTGGCGACGCCCGGCCACACCGCCGACTCCCTGTCGTTCGTGGTCCCGTCCGAGCGCGCGGTGCTCACCGGAGACACGGTCCTGGGCCGCGGCACCACCGTCGTGGCCCATCCCGACGGCGAGCTCGGGGCCTATCTGTCCTCCCTCGACCGGCTGCACGCTCTTGCCGAGGCGCACGAGATCGAGACGGTCTGGCCGGGACACGGCCCGGTCATCGACCGCGCCCTGCCTGTCCTCGAGCACTACCGGGCGCACCGTCGCGAGCGGCTCGATCAGGTGCGCGACGCCCTCCGGGTTCTCCGAGCCGAGGGCACGCCGTACGACGACGCACTGCCGGGCCGCGTCGTCGAGATCGTGTACGCCGACGTCGACCCGGTGCTGTGGCCCGCAGCCGAGCTGTCGGTGCGCGCCCAGCTCGCCTACCTCGACCGCCGGTGA
- a CDS encoding NUDIX hydrolase, with protein MSLPPQLVDEARAFADGSRTPVEPRDAATVVLMRPGDAGPEVYLLRRQTSMAFAGGMCVFPGGGVDERDFDHTVAWAGPPPATWALRLGASEELARALVCAAVRETFEESGVLLAGPSADEVVADTTGADWEADRLALEGKDLSFTDFLDRRGLVLRSDLLGAWSGWCTPVFEPRRFRARFFVAALPAGQRTRDVSTESSSVTWLGAGEACDRVDAGELGMLPPTYLTCLEIAQHASPVDVLAAAGDRVVEIFTPEVEGRGAGATLSAPAHLAPLVEARLE; from the coding sequence GTGAGCCTGCCTCCCCAGCTGGTCGACGAGGCTCGCGCGTTCGCGGACGGTTCGCGGACGCCGGTGGAGCCGCGCGACGCGGCCACCGTGGTGCTGATGCGACCCGGCGACGCCGGGCCCGAGGTCTATCTGCTCCGTCGGCAGACCTCGATGGCCTTCGCGGGCGGCATGTGCGTCTTCCCGGGTGGCGGTGTCGACGAGCGGGACTTCGACCACACGGTGGCCTGGGCCGGCCCGCCACCGGCCACGTGGGCCCTGCGGCTCGGTGCCTCCGAGGAGCTGGCCCGCGCGCTGGTCTGTGCGGCGGTCCGCGAGACCTTCGAGGAGTCGGGGGTGCTGCTGGCCGGCCCGTCGGCCGACGAGGTCGTCGCCGACACCACCGGTGCCGACTGGGAGGCCGACCGGCTGGCGCTGGAGGGGAAGGACCTCTCGTTCACCGACTTCCTCGACCGCCGCGGGCTGGTGCTGCGCAGCGACCTGCTCGGCGCCTGGTCGGGCTGGTGCACACCTGTCTTCGAGCCACGGCGCTTCCGCGCCAGGTTCTTCGTCGCGGCGCTGCCGGCCGGCCAGCGCACCCGCGACGTGTCGACCGAGTCGTCGTCGGTGACCTGGCTGGGCGCGGGGGAAGCCTGCGACCGGGTGGACGCCGGCGAGCTCGGGATGCTGCCGCCGACCTACCTGACCTGCCTGGAGATCGCCCAGCACGCCAGCCCTGTCGACGTGCTCGCCGCTGCGGGTGACCGGGTCGTCGAGATCTTCACCCCCGAGGTCGAGGGCAGAGGTGCCGGCGCCACGTTGTCCGCCCCGGCCCATCTGGCTCCTCTGGTCGAGGCGCGGCTCGAATGA
- a CDS encoding RidA family protein has protein sequence MSAVEDRLAELGMSVPEVAAPVAAYVPAVRSGSQVFTSGQLPMRSGQLIATGKVGAEISPEEGVACAQQCALNAIAAVKSQIGDLDQVARIVKVVVFVASAPDFTGQPQVANGASELLGTAFGDAGVHARSAVGVAVLPLDAPVEVELLVEVATSPDHQA, from the coding sequence GTGAGTGCCGTCGAGGACCGGCTCGCCGAGCTCGGGATGAGCGTCCCCGAGGTCGCGGCGCCTGTCGCGGCCTACGTGCCGGCGGTCCGGTCGGGGTCGCAGGTCTTCACCTCGGGCCAGCTGCCGATGCGGTCGGGCCAGCTGATCGCGACCGGCAAGGTCGGCGCGGAGATCTCGCCCGAGGAGGGCGTCGCCTGCGCCCAGCAGTGCGCGCTGAACGCGATCGCGGCGGTGAAGTCGCAGATCGGTGACCTCGACCAGGTCGCGCGGATCGTCAAGGTCGTGGTCTTCGTCGCCTCGGCGCCGGACTTCACCGGACAGCCCCAGGTCGCCAACGGCGCCTCGGAGCTGCTCGGTACGGCGTTCGGTGACGCAGGCGTGCACGCGCGCTCGGCCGTCGGGGTCGCCGTACTCCCGCTGGACGCCCCGGTCGAGGTGGAGCTCCTCGTCGAGGTCGCGACCTCGCCCGACCACCAGGCCTGA
- a CDS encoding DUF4177 domain-containing protein has protein sequence MQRWEYLTAPILTHAAKQILDNFGADGWELVQVAPGMNPENLVGYFKRPVDAS, from the coding sequence ATCCAACGGTGGGAGTACCTCACTGCCCCGATCCTCACCCACGCGGCCAAGCAGATCCTCGACAACTTCGGGGCCGACGGCTGGGAGCTCGTCCAGGTGGCGCCGGGGATGAACCCGGAGAACCTCGTCGGCTACTTCAAGCGTCCCGTGGACGCCTCGTGA
- a CDS encoding DUF4331 domain-containing protein → MSSHREAPETAKDPVADGTDTYAFVSPSRPKSVTFIANFIPFQNPDGGPNFYEFGDDVAYDIHVSNKETGEADITYRFRFHTVVRNPASFLYNTGQITSLSDPHWNRPQYYSLTRIKNGRHKVLAEKLACPPVNVGPRSTPNYGALAAAAVHKVGKRRVFAGQRADAFHVDLGSIFDLGALRPFQAAHIIPSAAAVGVNSLQSYNVHSIALQVPIAEVTRHNTTPTDPTKPGAVIGVWATASRRKSRVLDQAKGKYVGHGPFEQVSRLGNPLFNEVLVPMGLKDQWNVRAPSGDKKFASYVNHPELAKLLPFLYPGVFPNLAGYSKKRADLNAILLTGIPSGIVPGFQNYTGPVEADMLRLNVAIPPASSPNSLGVVGGDLAGWPNGRRVDDDVVTIALRAVAGVTIPLVDPGYTPDGAAGAVTDGTTNTNAASTPTFPFLGDPGGGYQTKPGTTQAS, encoded by the coding sequence ATGTCGTCGCACCGCGAAGCCCCCGAGACCGCCAAGGACCCCGTGGCCGACGGCACCGACACCTACGCGTTCGTCAGCCCGAGCCGGCCCAAGTCGGTGACCTTCATCGCCAACTTCATCCCGTTCCAGAACCCCGACGGCGGGCCGAACTTCTACGAGTTCGGTGACGACGTCGCCTACGACATCCACGTCTCCAACAAGGAGACGGGCGAGGCGGACATCACCTACCGGTTCCGGTTCCACACCGTGGTCCGCAACCCGGCGTCGTTCCTCTACAACACCGGCCAGATCACCAGCCTGTCCGACCCGCACTGGAACCGGCCCCAGTACTACTCGCTGACCCGGATCAAGAACGGGCGTCACAAGGTCCTGGCCGAGAAGCTGGCCTGCCCGCCGGTCAACGTCGGGCCGCGCAGCACCCCGAACTACGGCGCTCTCGCCGCCGCCGCGGTGCACAAGGTCGGCAAGCGCCGGGTCTTCGCCGGCCAGCGTGCCGACGCCTTCCACGTCGACCTGGGCAGCATCTTCGACCTCGGTGCGCTGCGGCCCTTCCAGGCCGCGCACATCATCCCGTCCGCCGCTGCGGTCGGGGTGAACTCGCTGCAGTCCTACAACGTCCACTCGATCGCGTTGCAGGTGCCGATCGCGGAGGTCACCCGGCACAACACCACGCCCACCGACCCGACCAAGCCGGGCGCGGTGATCGGGGTCTGGGCCACCGCCAGCCGACGCAAGTCGCGGGTGCTGGACCAGGCCAAGGGCAAGTACGTCGGGCACGGCCCCTTCGAGCAGGTCTCCCGGCTGGGCAACCCGCTGTTCAACGAGGTGCTGGTCCCGATGGGCCTCAAGGACCAGTGGAACGTCCGGGCACCCAGCGGCGACAAGAAGTTCGCGTCGTACGTCAACCACCCGGAGCTGGCCAAGCTGCTTCCGTTCCTCTACCCGGGGGTCTTCCCCAACCTGGCGGGCTACTCCAAGAAGCGGGCCGACCTCAACGCCATCCTGCTGACCGGCATCCCGTCCGGGATCGTGCCCGGCTTCCAGAACTACACGGGCCCGGTCGAGGCGGACATGCTGCGGCTCAACGTGGCGATCCCGCCCGCGTCGAGCCCCAACAGCCTCGGTGTGGTGGGCGGCGACCTGGCGGGCTGGCCGAACGGGCGCCGCGTGGACGACGACGTCGTCACGATCGCGCTGCGCGCGGTGGCGGGGGTCACGATCCCGCTGGTGGACCCGGGCTACACCCCCGACGGTGCGGCCGGAGCCGTCACCGACGGCACGACGAACACCAACGCGGCCTCGACGCCGACCTTCCCGTTCCTCGGCGACCCGGGCGGCGGCTACCAGACCAAGCCCGGAACGACCCAGGCGTCATGA